The following are from one region of the Planctomycetaceae bacterium genome:
- a CDS encoding Uma2 family endonuclease: MSIFQSSEPKVKVRLTYDDLVQFPEDGRRHEIIDGVHYMSPSPVPYHQVLSRELLIQLCEAFREIGLGQVFHAPIDVQFSEHDVVEPDLIVVLNDNPIVTESRIVGVPDLLIEILSPSTSDRDRNLKKRLYESYGAPEYWIVDPDRKVVQQYVFEGAAYAEPVSCPEQITYRGVDNVVVDLLKIW; the protein is encoded by the coding sequence ATGTCGATATTTCAAAGCTCGGAACCAAAAGTGAAGGTCAGGTTGACCTACGATGATCTGGTCCAGTTTCCGGAAGACGGCAGGCGGCACGAGATCATCGATGGGGTCCACTACATGAGTCCGTCCCCGGTTCCGTACCATCAGGTGCTCAGTCGTGAACTGCTGATCCAGCTCTGTGAGGCGTTTCGCGAGATTGGTCTCGGTCAGGTTTTTCACGCACCGATCGACGTTCAGTTCAGCGAACACGATGTCGTTGAGCCGGATCTGATCGTGGTTCTCAATGACAACCCCATCGTGACGGAAAGCAGAATCGTCGGCGTTCCGGATCTGCTGATTGAAATTCTGTCACCGTCCACATCCGACCGTGACCGGAATCTGAAGAAGCGGCTGTATGAAAGTTACGGCGCGCCGGAATACTGGATTGTCGACCCTGACAGGAAAGTTGTTCAGCAATACGTTTTTGAAGGCGCCGCCTACGCGGAACCGGTTTCGTGTCCGGAGCAGATCACATATCGGGGCGTCGACAATGTTGTGGTTGACCTGCTGAAGATCTGGTAG